Proteins from one Microbacterium proteolyticum genomic window:
- a CDS encoding 5'-3' exonuclease, translating into MASRPEKLLLLDTASLYFRAFYGVPDKVKADDGTSVNAVRGLLDIIAKLVTTYEPTRLVACWDDDWRPEWRVDLLPTYKAHRVVETVEGGPDVEEVPAALTAQIPLIRETLETLGLAIVGAAEHEADDVIGTLATRADVPVDIVTGDRDLFQLVDDDRGIRVIYTARGMSNLEIIDDAAVQARYGIRAAQYADFAALRGDPSDGLPGVPGIGEKSAAALLAAADDLDGIRSAAAEGTVGTPAQRAKILAAADYLDAAPTVVGVVRDLDLAPADDRIAVDDDRAEAATELAARWNLGTSMTRALAALRA; encoded by the coding sequence ATGGCATCCCGTCCGGAAAAGCTGCTCCTGCTCGACACCGCCTCGCTGTACTTCCGCGCGTTCTACGGCGTGCCCGACAAGGTGAAGGCCGACGACGGCACCTCCGTCAACGCGGTACGGGGGCTTCTCGACATCATCGCGAAGCTCGTGACGACGTATGAGCCGACACGGCTCGTCGCCTGCTGGGACGACGACTGGCGACCGGAATGGCGTGTCGATCTCCTCCCGACGTACAAAGCCCACCGGGTCGTGGAGACCGTCGAGGGCGGACCCGACGTCGAGGAGGTCCCGGCGGCGTTGACCGCACAGATCCCCCTCATCCGCGAGACCCTCGAGACGCTCGGCCTCGCGATCGTCGGAGCCGCCGAGCACGAGGCCGACGACGTCATCGGCACGCTCGCCACGCGCGCCGACGTGCCCGTCGACATCGTCACCGGCGACCGCGACCTCTTCCAACTCGTCGACGACGACCGTGGCATCCGGGTGATCTATACGGCCCGGGGAATGAGCAACCTCGAGATCATCGACGACGCGGCCGTGCAGGCCCGATACGGCATCCGCGCGGCTCAGTACGCCGACTTCGCGGCGCTGCGCGGCGACCCCTCCGACGGCCTGCCCGGGGTACCGGGCATCGGCGAGAAGTCCGCGGCCGCGCTCCTGGCCGCGGCCGACGACCTCGACGGCATCCGCTCCGCCGCCGCGGAGGGCACGGTCGGCACCCCCGCACAGCGGGCCAAGATCCTGGCCGCCGCGGACTATCTCGACGCCGCGCCGACCGTCGTCGGAGTCGTCCGCGACCTCGATCTCGCGCCCGCCGACGACCGCATCGCGGTGGACGACGACCGCGCGGAAGCCGCCACCGAGCTCGCCGCGCGCTGGAACCTCGGCACGTCGATGACCCGGGCACTGGCCGCCCTGCGCGCCTGA
- a CDS encoding YchJ family protein — protein sequence MSFGVRPLRPSASAPCPCGRAAFGECCGPLLDGAAAPSAERLMRSRYTAFAVGDADHLARTWHPRTRPEDIDLDDTVWEGLVIDEAVEDGDAATVAFAASWRRAGERGVLSERSRFIRRGGRWVYVDGDVA from the coding sequence GTGTCCTTCGGTGTCCGGCCCCTCCGCCCCTCCGCCTCCGCTCCGTGCCCGTGCGGGCGCGCGGCGTTCGGTGAGTGCTGCGGCCCGCTCCTCGACGGCGCCGCGGCGCCCTCGGCCGAGCGACTGATGAGATCGCGCTACACCGCGTTCGCGGTCGGCGACGCCGACCACCTCGCGCGGACGTGGCATCCCCGCACCCGTCCGGAGGACATCGACCTCGACGACACGGTCTGGGAGGGGCTCGTGATCGACGAGGCCGTCGAGGACGGGGATGCCGCGACGGTGGCGTTCGCGGCATCGTGGCGGCGCGCGGGCGAGCGGGGCGTGCTGTCGGAGCGGAGCAGATTCATCCGGCGCGGGGGCCGCTGGGTGTACGTCGACGGCGACGTCGCCTGA
- a CDS encoding PPOX class F420-dependent oxidoreductase translates to MIPDALRDLLENPNYGALGTVRPDGTVQVNPMWFEFDGEHVLFTHTTTRQKYRNLQANPSMSFMVFDPDQPYRYIEVRGRLVDEVADPEGAFYVRLGQRYGNAGQQPPPDRANRVILKMSVEKVGGQ, encoded by the coding sequence ATGATCCCCGATGCGCTTCGTGACCTGCTCGAGAATCCGAACTACGGCGCCCTGGGCACCGTCCGTCCCGACGGAACGGTGCAGGTCAACCCCATGTGGTTCGAGTTCGACGGCGAGCACGTGCTGTTCACGCACACCACCACGCGGCAGAAGTACCGCAACCTGCAGGCGAATCCATCGATGAGCTTCATGGTCTTCGACCCCGATCAGCCGTACCGCTACATCGAGGTGCGCGGGCGGCTCGTGGACGAGGTCGCCGATCCCGAGGGGGCGTTCTACGTCCGCCTCGGTCAGCGCTACGGCAACGCGGGGCAGCAGCCCCCGCCCGATCGCGCGAACCGCGTGATCCTGAAGATGTCGGTCGAGAAAGTCGGAGGACAGTGA
- a CDS encoding SDR family oxidoreductase — MERIVIIGGHGKVALHLAGLLAERGDEAVSVVRNPDHRADVEAAGGQPLVLDVEKADVDEMAAAFDGADAVVWSAGAGGGSAERTYAVDRDAAQRAVDAAAKAGVRRFVMVSWIGSTPDHGIPEDDPFFAYADAKLQADDHLRASDLDWTILGPGTLTLDPPTGRITTAPQGKGEVGRADVAAVVAASLVQSATIGRFIRFGAGDTLIAEALVSDSEGASA; from the coding sequence ATGGAACGCATCGTGATCATCGGAGGACACGGCAAGGTCGCCCTGCACCTGGCGGGTCTTCTCGCCGAGCGCGGCGACGAGGCGGTGTCGGTGGTGCGCAACCCCGACCACCGCGCCGACGTCGAAGCCGCGGGCGGGCAGCCGCTCGTGCTCGACGTCGAGAAGGCGGACGTCGACGAGATGGCCGCCGCCTTCGACGGCGCGGACGCCGTCGTGTGGTCCGCCGGCGCCGGCGGCGGTTCCGCCGAGCGGACGTACGCGGTCGACCGCGACGCCGCGCAGCGCGCCGTCGACGCGGCCGCGAAGGCGGGCGTGCGCCGGTTCGTGATGGTGTCGTGGATCGGGTCGACGCCGGACCACGGCATCCCGGAAGACGACCCGTTCTTCGCCTACGCCGACGCCAAGCTCCAGGCCGACGACCACCTTCGGGCCAGCGACCTGGACTGGACGATCCTCGGACCCGGGACCCTGACACTCGACCCGCCCACCGGTCGTATCACGACCGCCCCGCAGGGAAAGGGCGAGGTCGGTCGCGCCGACGTCGCCGCCGTCGTCGCGGCGAGCCTCGTGCAGTCGGCGACCATCGGGCGGTTCATCCGCTTCGGTGCGGGCGACACCCTCATCGCTGAAGCACTCGTATCCGACTCCGAAGGAGCATCCGCATGA
- a CDS encoding isocitrate lyase/PEP mutase family protein, with translation MTDLTARAETLASLHHAPEILRVVNVWDVVSARAIAELPQTRALATAGHSIAATFGYEDGENIPLDLMLDMVGRIVAAVDVPVSADLDAGFGDPGETVRRAIGVGVVGANVEDRLRPLADSVAAVEAIVAAGAAEGVPFVLNARTDAVLKGGDRPLDEKLEDAIARGRAYLDAGATTVFVPGLLDADATRRLVEGIGERKVSVIGVPGALTAAEYEALGVARISYGPQTQRVALTALQDLAIDLYGSGVIPSTVRALN, from the coding sequence ATGACCGATCTCACCGCCCGCGCCGAGACCCTCGCGTCTCTCCACCACGCCCCCGAGATCCTGCGCGTCGTCAACGTGTGGGACGTCGTCTCGGCGCGCGCGATCGCCGAGCTGCCGCAGACCCGGGCGCTCGCGACCGCCGGCCACTCGATCGCCGCGACCTTCGGCTACGAGGACGGCGAGAACATCCCGCTCGACCTCATGCTCGACATGGTCGGGCGCATTGTCGCGGCCGTCGACGTTCCGGTCTCCGCCGATCTCGACGCCGGGTTCGGCGACCCGGGCGAGACCGTGCGCCGCGCGATCGGCGTCGGCGTCGTCGGTGCCAACGTCGAGGACCGTCTCCGGCCGCTCGCGGACTCCGTCGCCGCGGTCGAGGCGATCGTCGCCGCGGGTGCGGCCGAGGGCGTGCCCTTCGTCCTCAACGCGCGCACCGACGCCGTTCTGAAGGGCGGCGATCGTCCCCTCGACGAGAAGCTCGAGGATGCCATCGCCCGCGGCCGCGCGTACCTCGACGCCGGCGCCACGACCGTGTTCGTCCCGGGCCTCCTAGACGCGGACGCGACGCGTCGCCTGGTCGAGGGCATCGGCGAACGCAAGGTGAGCGTGATCGGCGTGCCCGGCGCACTGACCGCCGCCGAGTACGAGGCGCTCGGGGTGGCGCGGATCTCCTACGGACCGCAGACGCAGCGCGTCGCACTCACCGCCCTGCAGGACCTGGCGATCGACCTCTACGGCTCGGGCGTCATCCCGTCCACGGTGCGCGCCCTGAACTGA
- a CDS encoding LON peptidase substrate-binding domain-containing protein, which translates to MGTAMFPLGAVLFPHTPLALRIFEERYLVMLGMLLDEVDPEFGVVLIERGVETGGGDQRFAFGTMARLSHVVPQAGQMSIVARGAERFEIVEWLDDAPYPRAEVRPLPDLEWNDDLAPLLEEAERIVRRVLGRAREFGVARWDPDVELSEAPLERAWQIAAIAPLGELDQMQLLRSPTMGGLLRATVDLTLAAEPLLGDPIPDGVIVVVDDPDDDAEDDD; encoded by the coding sequence ATGGGTACCGCGATGTTCCCGTTGGGAGCCGTCCTCTTCCCGCACACCCCCCTGGCGCTGCGGATCTTCGAGGAGCGCTACCTCGTCATGCTGGGGATGCTGCTGGACGAGGTCGATCCCGAGTTCGGCGTCGTCCTGATCGAGCGCGGTGTCGAGACCGGCGGCGGCGACCAGCGCTTCGCGTTCGGGACGATGGCGCGCCTCAGCCACGTCGTGCCGCAGGCCGGACAGATGTCGATTGTCGCCCGCGGAGCGGAGAGGTTCGAGATCGTCGAGTGGCTCGACGACGCCCCGTATCCCCGGGCCGAGGTGCGTCCGCTTCCCGACCTCGAGTGGAACGACGACCTCGCGCCGCTCCTGGAGGAAGCCGAACGCATCGTGCGCCGCGTCCTCGGCCGCGCGCGCGAATTCGGGGTGGCCCGGTGGGACCCCGACGTCGAGTTGTCGGAGGCGCCCCTCGAACGCGCGTGGCAGATCGCCGCGATCGCGCCGCTGGGCGAGCTCGATCAGATGCAGCTGCTGCGGTCCCCCACGATGGGCGGGCTGCTGCGCGCGACCGTGGATCTCACTCTCGCCGCCGAGCCGTTGCTCGGCGACCCCATCCCCGACGGCGTCATCGTGGTCGTGGACGACCCCGATGACGACGCCGAGGACGACGACTGA
- a CDS encoding FUSC family protein, with protein MRFPLRLPRESLSFRAARRGPFLQVAKSAVAMIAAWIAAGALVPGPPPIFAAIAAVLVVQPSINQSFARAVERSVGVIVGVVIASLLGIALGSPTWVILLAGAVSLGVAWALRMSPGATNQVAISAVLVLALGTATPNYALDRVLETVIGAVIGILVNTALVPPVLVPPAREKLDVLGRELAAALERLADALETPQSRESLEGLLLEARLLRPVRDAAAEAIRDGADSLSLNPRSSRHRADLAEMQARLDRFTPVVTQTVGMTRAVYDGYTPSITDDPSVRAIAEQLHRAAHDVRLEFSLDPNTEPAPIAEEPALTRPLQIRTPSTEHWVLIGSLLMDLHRIHESLRDEPA; from the coding sequence ATGCGATTCCCGCTCCGACTTCCGCGTGAAAGCCTGAGTTTCCGGGCTGCGCGGCGGGGACCGTTCCTGCAGGTCGCGAAGTCCGCGGTCGCGATGATCGCGGCCTGGATCGCGGCGGGCGCGCTCGTCCCCGGACCGCCCCCGATCTTCGCGGCGATCGCCGCCGTCCTGGTCGTGCAGCCAAGCATCAATCAGTCCTTCGCCCGCGCCGTCGAGCGCAGCGTCGGCGTGATCGTCGGCGTCGTCATCGCCTCCCTCCTCGGCATCGCGCTCGGGTCCCCCACCTGGGTGATCCTGCTGGCCGGCGCAGTGTCCCTCGGCGTGGCGTGGGCGCTGCGGATGTCACCGGGCGCGACCAACCAGGTCGCGATCAGCGCGGTGCTCGTCCTGGCACTCGGGACGGCGACCCCGAACTACGCCCTCGACCGCGTGCTGGAGACGGTGATCGGTGCGGTCATCGGCATCCTGGTGAACACCGCCCTCGTCCCCCCGGTCCTCGTCCCCCCGGCGCGCGAGAAGCTCGACGTCCTCGGGCGCGAGCTCGCCGCAGCCCTCGAACGTCTCGCCGACGCCCTGGAGACCCCGCAGAGCCGCGAGTCGCTGGAAGGTCTCCTCCTGGAAGCGCGCCTCCTGCGCCCGGTCCGGGATGCCGCGGCCGAGGCGATCCGCGACGGCGCCGATTCGCTTTCGCTCAACCCGCGCAGTTCCCGCCACCGCGCCGACCTCGCGGAGATGCAGGCGCGCCTCGACCGATTTACCCCCGTCGTCACGCAGACGGTGGGGATGACGCGGGCGGTGTACGACGGATACACCCCGTCGATCACCGATGACCCGTCGGTGCGCGCGATCGCGGAGCAGTTGCACCGGGCGGCCCACGACGTCCGCCTCGAGTTCTCGCTCGATCCGAACACCGAGCCCGCGCCGATCGCGGAGGAGCCGGCCCTCACCCGGCCCCTGCAGATCCGCACCCCCTCGACCGAGCACTGGGTGCTGATCGGCTCGCTGCTGATGGATCTCCACCGCATCCACGAGAGCCTGCGGGACGAGCCGGCGTGA
- a CDS encoding winged helix-turn-helix transcriptional regulator: MMVSLADLRAERPDVFSDGCPTRTVLDHVMGKWGVLVLVGLSDGTQRWGELRRNVTGISEKMLASTLKTLEGDGLVRRTAYPEVPPRVEYALTDLGQDLMERMLPLMAWVAENADAMLDRPK; encoded by the coding sequence GTGATGGTGAGTCTTGCGGATCTGCGCGCCGAACGTCCTGACGTGTTCTCGGACGGGTGCCCCACCCGAACGGTGCTCGACCACGTGATGGGCAAGTGGGGGGTCCTCGTCCTCGTCGGACTCTCGGACGGGACGCAGCGGTGGGGCGAACTGCGCCGGAACGTCACCGGCATCAGCGAGAAGATGCTCGCGAGCACTCTGAAGACCCTCGAGGGCGACGGCCTGGTCCGCCGCACCGCGTATCCCGAGGTGCCCCCGCGTGTCGAGTACGCCCTGACCGATCTCGGACAGGACCTCATGGAGCGCATGCTGCCGCTGATGGCGTGGGTCGCCGAGAACGCGGATGCCATGCTGGACCGGCCGAAGTGA
- a CDS encoding SDR family oxidoreductase, with product MTLLVSAASGHLGRLVIDALLARGVAASDLVAGVRTPAKAGDLAARGIRVVEFDYARPDTLTAGLEGVTGVLLISGTDVDRVAGHRNVVEAVRAAGIDRLVYTSAPRVDEIDYALGADHLATERAIAEAGLDATILRNNWYTENYLDSVARAAESGVIVAAVGDARVASASRRDYAEAAAVALTTDEFRGRTLELAGDVAWTYDELAAAAAEVLGREVVYQPVTLEQLTAGLEQAGLDAGTAAFVAGIDDAIARGALSQTDGTLARVIGRPTTPLVAGLRAR from the coding sequence ATGACCCTCCTCGTCTCCGCCGCCTCCGGGCACCTCGGCCGCCTCGTGATCGACGCGCTGCTCGCGCGCGGTGTCGCGGCATCCGACCTCGTCGCCGGCGTCCGCACCCCCGCCAAGGCCGGCGACCTCGCCGCGCGCGGCATCCGCGTCGTCGAGTTCGACTACGCCCGACCCGACACGCTGACCGCGGGCCTGGAGGGTGTGACCGGCGTACTGCTCATCTCGGGGACCGATGTCGACCGCGTCGCGGGGCACCGCAACGTCGTGGAGGCCGTGCGCGCCGCCGGTATCGACCGCCTCGTCTACACGAGCGCGCCGCGCGTCGACGAGATCGACTACGCCCTCGGCGCCGACCACCTCGCCACCGAGCGCGCGATCGCCGAGGCGGGCCTGGATGCCACGATCCTCCGCAACAACTGGTACACGGAGAACTACCTCGACTCCGTCGCGCGCGCGGCGGAGTCCGGCGTGATCGTCGCCGCGGTCGGTGACGCGCGCGTTGCGAGCGCCAGCCGTCGCGACTACGCCGAGGCGGCCGCTGTGGCCCTCACCACCGATGAGTTCCGCGGCCGGACCCTGGAGCTCGCCGGCGACGTCGCCTGGACGTACGACGAGCTGGCCGCCGCGGCCGCAGAGGTGCTCGGCCGTGAGGTCGTCTACCAGCCGGTGACGCTGGAGCAGCTCACGGCGGGACTCGAGCAGGCGGGCCTGGATGCCGGGACCGCGGCGTTCGTCGCCGGCATCGACGACGCGATCGCCCGCGGCGCGCTGTCGCAGACCGACGGCACTCTGGCCCGCGTGATCGGCCGCCCGACCACCCCGCTCGTCGCCGGCTTGCGCGCCCGCTGA
- a CDS encoding DUF2834 domain-containing protein translates to MADLLKHWTPLSVAFLVLSILGLVGTWTFNVFAIVQMVDFLGDLVSSGPAVSSITVDLLVVAVAGSIFILVEGRRQGMRHAWLYVVLSGLTAFAFTFPLFLAMRERKRTGARSARANA, encoded by the coding sequence ATGGCTGACCTCCTCAAGCACTGGACACCGCTGTCGGTCGCGTTCCTCGTACTGTCGATCCTCGGGCTCGTCGGAACGTGGACCTTCAACGTCTTCGCGATCGTGCAGATGGTCGACTTCCTCGGCGATCTGGTCTCCAGCGGCCCGGCCGTGTCATCGATCACCGTCGACCTGCTCGTCGTCGCGGTCGCCGGCAGCATCTTCATCCTCGTCGAGGGGCGACGCCAGGGCATGCGGCACGCGTGGCTGTACGTCGTCCTGTCCGGCCTCACCGCCTTTGCGTTCACCTTCCCGCTGTTCCTCGCGATGCGCGAGCGGAAGCGGACGGGCGCTCGCTCCGCTCGCGCAAACGCGTGA
- a CDS encoding TraR/DksA family transcriptional regulator: MDATRATALLDELERAVDRRLRHLTADAESLRHDRADATADDEHDPEGSTLSGEWAQVDALARASVAERDEIRAARERVASGTFGVCEVCGRPIADARLEARPTARRCIVCAT; this comes from the coding sequence ATGGATGCCACCCGCGCCACGGCTCTGCTCGATGAGCTCGAGCGCGCCGTCGACCGGCGACTGCGACATCTGACGGCCGACGCGGAGAGCCTCCGGCACGACCGGGCGGATGCCACGGCGGACGACGAGCACGATCCCGAGGGCTCCACGCTGTCGGGGGAGTGGGCGCAGGTCGACGCGCTGGCCCGCGCGTCGGTCGCGGAGCGCGACGAGATCCGCGCGGCGCGGGAGCGCGTGGCATCCGGGACCTTCGGGGTGTGCGAGGTGTGCGGGCGGCCGATCGCCGACGCGCGCCTGGAGGCCCGGCCGACGGCACGGCGCTGCATCGTCTGCGCGACCTGA
- a CDS encoding SCO4848 family membrane protein, with product MEPLLIVLLFANAVFNAVVWPRFYPRIAKDPRARDAAGKPTAFLVVHTVLIAIALVLALASVIAAIAALVS from the coding sequence GTGGAACCGCTGCTAATCGTCCTGCTCTTCGCCAACGCCGTCTTCAACGCGGTCGTGTGGCCCCGGTTCTACCCGCGGATCGCGAAGGATCCCCGCGCCCGGGATGCCGCCGGCAAGCCCACGGCGTTCCTCGTGGTGCACACGGTGCTGATCGCCATCGCCCTGGTGCTGGCGCTCGCATCGGTGATCGCCGCGATCGCGGCCCTGGTCTCCTAG
- a CDS encoding MFS transporter produces the protein MHHPVPSTAPRPLIHHTGFWYFPVAFIARLPFAMMTVGVLALVVSVRGSVALGGLTSAAVGIGVVIAGPVLGDLADRFGQSRVLVPTGLANGILLALFPVVVGSLAADSLVLASAVAIGLTGPQTAAMSRSRVMALIGARIEADRRERTFSRAMAYESAADETAFVIGPFVVGVLAAVVAPWAPIVAAAALSFVFVTAFALHPTGRVVPVASERGTMAPARELLRPRMLMLVAAVFGVGAFFGSTLTSLTAFMEARGAPEAGALLYGVMGVGSAVLALAVAVLPARFSLRWRLVAFAILLFASAGAYSVGGSVLTVTVVLCLMGIGVGPSLVTLFSLAGHRAPAGRTATTMTLLASALTLAQALSSAVTGAVAERASVESAMLIPAGAALLVLAMAAVNLVHARRWDAAGPSSIG, from the coding sequence ATGCACCACCCCGTCCCGTCCACTGCGCCGCGCCCCCTGATCCACCACACGGGTTTCTGGTACTTCCCCGTCGCCTTCATCGCGCGTCTGCCGTTCGCGATGATGACGGTCGGTGTCCTGGCGCTGGTCGTCTCGGTGCGCGGGTCGGTCGCGCTCGGCGGGCTCACCTCTGCGGCGGTCGGCATCGGCGTCGTCATCGCCGGGCCCGTGCTCGGCGATCTCGCCGACCGGTTCGGGCAGTCGCGGGTGCTGGTGCCGACGGGGCTCGCCAACGGCATCCTGCTCGCGCTCTTCCCCGTGGTCGTGGGGTCTCTCGCCGCTGACTCCCTCGTGCTCGCGAGCGCCGTCGCGATCGGTCTCACCGGCCCGCAGACCGCGGCGATGTCGCGCAGCCGCGTCATGGCGCTCATCGGCGCGCGGATCGAGGCCGACCGGCGCGAGCGCACCTTCTCGCGGGCGATGGCATACGAGTCGGCGGCCGACGAGACGGCGTTCGTGATCGGACCCTTCGTCGTGGGCGTGCTCGCCGCGGTCGTGGCGCCGTGGGCGCCGATCGTTGCGGCCGCCGCGCTGAGCTTCGTCTTCGTGACCGCGTTCGCGCTGCACCCCACGGGTCGCGTGGTCCCCGTCGCCTCCGAGCGCGGCACGATGGCTCCCGCCCGCGAGCTGCTCCGGCCGCGGATGCTCATGCTCGTCGCCGCGGTCTTCGGCGTCGGCGCGTTCTTCGGTTCGACGCTGACGTCGCTGACGGCGTTCATGGAGGCCCGAGGGGCGCCCGAGGCCGGGGCTCTGCTGTACGGCGTCATGGGCGTCGGCTCCGCGGTGCTCGCCCTGGCGGTGGCGGTGCTGCCCGCCCGCTTCTCGCTGCGGTGGCGGCTCGTGGCGTTCGCGATCCTCCTCTTCGCCTCGGCGGGCGCGTACTCGGTGGGCGGTTCGGTGCTGACCGTCACGGTCGTGCTGTGCCTCATGGGCATCGGCGTCGGACCCTCGCTCGTGACGCTCTTCAGCCTCGCCGGGCACCGCGCGCCGGCGGGGCGCACGGCGACCACGATGACGTTGCTCGCCTCGGCCCTCACGCTCGCGCAGGCGCTGTCGTCCGCGGTCACCGGCGCCGTCGCCGAGCGCGCCTCGGTCGAGTCGGCGATGCTGATCCCCGCGGGTGCGGCGCTCCTCGTGCTCGCCATGGCCGCGGTCAACCTCGTTCACGCTCGACGGTGGGATGCCGCCGGCCCGTCGTCGATCGGGTAG
- a CDS encoding YidC/Oxa1 family membrane protein insertase, whose translation MDLFALPPLAALLDLTTRGLLALTVLLSPAAGAAAAALAVVLVTLVVRAALIPVGVSQARAERDRARLAPRLRSLRERWGKNPERLQRETMQLYRDAGVSPFAGCLPVLAQAPVVGLLYAVFLHPTVAGHANGLLTENLAGVPLGSSLLTALTGGSADALTFALFGLIVAIIAGAGELTRRFLRPPYDPATPRSVVVMTAVLPFSTALVAIFVPLAAALYLAVTTVWTFGQRWVLRRFYPIDDGPAASHRRA comes from the coding sequence TTGGACCTCTTCGCCCTGCCGCCGCTGGCGGCCCTGCTCGACCTGACCACGCGGGGCCTGCTGGCCCTCACCGTCCTCCTCTCCCCCGCCGCCGGAGCCGCAGCCGCCGCGCTGGCGGTCGTCCTCGTCACCCTCGTCGTCCGCGCCGCACTCATCCCCGTGGGGGTGTCGCAGGCCCGCGCCGAACGCGACCGCGCGCGACTGGCTCCGCGCCTGCGCTCACTCCGCGAGAGGTGGGGGAAGAACCCGGAACGCCTGCAACGGGAGACGATGCAGCTCTACCGCGACGCGGGCGTGTCGCCGTTCGCCGGCTGCCTGCCGGTGCTCGCCCAGGCGCCGGTCGTCGGACTGCTGTACGCCGTGTTCCTGCACCCCACGGTCGCGGGGCACGCGAACGGCCTGCTCACCGAAAATCTCGCGGGCGTTCCGCTCGGGTCGAGTCTGCTGACCGCGCTCACCGGCGGATCGGCGGATGCCCTGACTTTCGCCCTCTTCGGGCTCATCGTCGCGATCATCGCCGGCGCGGGTGAACTGACACGGCGATTCCTGCGACCCCCGTACGACCCGGCCACGCCGAGGTCGGTGGTCGTGATGACCGCGGTGCTGCCCTTCAGCACCGCGCTCGTGGCGATCTTCGTGCCGCTCGCGGCGGCCCTCTACCTCGCCGTCACCACCGTCTGGACCTTCGGCCAGCGGTGGGTCCTGCGGCGGTTCTACCCGATCGACGACGGGCCGGCGGCATCCCACCGTCGAGCGTGA
- a CDS encoding DUF6412 domain-containing protein, protein MIASFLTALNLLLVAAEVALTPDGGASPAPLLALALAAAVVLTVAVAVLVFRLLADAPPARPTRPIDPSAPLAQSDPDAAGHPRPRAPGRAATAA, encoded by the coding sequence ATGATCGCGTCGTTCCTGACCGCTCTGAACCTGCTGCTCGTCGCCGCAGAGGTCGCGCTCACCCCCGACGGAGGCGCCTCCCCCGCGCCGCTGCTGGCCCTGGCGCTGGCGGCCGCCGTCGTGCTGACCGTCGCCGTCGCCGTCCTCGTGTTCCGCCTCCTGGCGGACGCCCCGCCGGCGCGACCGACACGCCCCATCGATCCCTCCGCTCCGCTCGCGCAGAGCGATCCCGACGCCGCCGGCCACCCGCGCCCGCGAGCTCCCGGACGCGCGGCAACGGCCGCGTAG
- a CDS encoding glycine cleavage system protein R: MTTLVITVVGDDRAGLVASLADIVNAHGGNWETSELAELAGAFAGIVEVSVAAERSDDLRAALEAAAGTLRVTVHGPAAVPAMAARTVALTVMGNDRPGIVREITGALSARGASIDRMSTQTTDAAMAGGRLFEASLTATLVDGGGVDELVEDLQNLAAEIQVDVTLTD; the protein is encoded by the coding sequence ATGACGACTCTCGTGATCACCGTGGTGGGCGACGACCGCGCCGGGCTCGTGGCATCCCTCGCCGACATCGTCAACGCGCACGGCGGAAACTGGGAGACCAGCGAGCTGGCGGAACTCGCGGGTGCCTTCGCCGGGATCGTCGAGGTCTCGGTGGCCGCCGAGCGCTCCGACGACCTGCGCGCGGCGCTCGAGGCGGCGGCGGGCACCCTCCGGGTCACGGTGCACGGTCCGGCTGCGGTCCCCGCGATGGCGGCGCGCACCGTCGCGTTGACGGTGATGGGCAACGACCGCCCGGGCATCGTGCGGGAGATCACGGGGGCGCTGAGCGCCCGCGGGGCCAGCATCGACCGGATGTCCACTCAAACCACGGATGCCGCGATGGCGGGCGGTCGGCTGTTCGAGGCCTCGCTGACCGCGACGCTCGTCGACGGGGGCGGGGTCGACGAACTGGTGGAGGACCTTCAGAACCTCGCGGCCGAGATCCAGGTCGACGTCACGCTCACCGACTGA
- a CDS encoding DUF3054 domain-containing protein, with protein sequence MTARRPVLFALILDIVLVVVFAAIGRATHDGDVLGPAGAGLATTAWPFVVGLLLGWAVSLGWRRPLAPLRTGLPVWGVTLVAGMLLRAVSGQGVAVAFVVVAAITLALFLVGWRTVAAIAARARVSR encoded by the coding sequence GTGACCGCTCGCCGCCCCGTCCTGTTCGCCCTGATCCTCGACATCGTTCTCGTCGTCGTGTTCGCCGCGATCGGCCGGGCGACGCACGACGGCGACGTGCTGGGTCCCGCGGGCGCAGGCCTGGCGACCACCGCGTGGCCGTTCGTCGTCGGCCTGCTCCTCGGGTGGGCCGTGAGCCTCGGCTGGCGACGCCCGCTCGCACCGCTGCGGACCGGCCTGCCGGTGTGGGGTGTGACGCTGGTGGCCGGGATGCTGCTGCGCGCGGTGAGCGGCCAGGGTGTGGCCGTGGCGTTCGTCGTCGTCGCCGCGATCACCCTGGCGCTGTTCCTGGTCGGCTGGCGCACGGTCGCCGCGATCGCGGCCCGCGCGCGGGTCAGTCGGTGA